CGCGCTGGTGATCGGCGTGCTGGTGGTGCTGTTCGTGCCGGTGCCGGCGCCGGTGCTGGACTTCCTGCTGGTGGCCAACATCAGCGTGGCGCTGCTGATCCTGCTGGTGACCTTCTTCACCGAGACGCCGCTGAAGTTCTCGACCTTCCCGACCATCCTGCTGCTGTCCACGCTGTTCCGCCTGTCGCTCAACGTCTCGGCCACGCGCCTGATCCTGGAAGGCGCCGACGCCGGCCGGGTCATCAACGCGATCGGCGAGTTCGTGGTCGGCGG
The sequence above is a segment of the Salifodinibacter halophilus genome. Coding sequences within it:
- a CDS encoding flagellar biosynthesis protein FlhA codes for the protein MVIGVLVVLFVPVPAPVLDFLLVANISVALLILLVTFFTETPLKFSTFPTILLLSTLFRLSLNVSATRLILEGADAGRVINAIGEFVVGG